The following nucleotide sequence is from Phycisphaerales bacterium.
CGCTGGCGATCGTGCCCGACCTCGTCGCGTCGATGGAGTTCGACCGCCCGCGCATGCGCGAAGCCATCACGCCGGCCATGTTCGCGACGGATCGCGCCATCCAACTCGCGGCCGAGGGCGTGCCGTTCCGCGAGGCCTATCGCCAGGTCGGTCGCGAGATCGAAGCGATGAGAGACCTGCCCATCGAGCAGAGCATCGCGCAGCGCACCTCGCTGGGCGGCAGCGGCAATTTGGGCCTCGACGTGCTTCGCCAGCGTCTCGACAGCCTCCGCGCCTGACGCGCAGGCGCCTCTCACGCGAAGCGCAGCGAATACACCAGCGGGAAGTGATGCCCGAGACACTTCCAGCGCTCGCCGCGATCGGTCGAGACGTACACGTTGCCCGTGGTCGTGCCGAAGGCGAGCGTGTCGCCGACCTTGTCGAGGCCGTGGCGGTACACCACGTCATAGCACTGATCCTGCGGCAGTCCCTCGCGCAGCACCTTCCAAGTCTTTCCGCCGTCGGTCGTGCGACTGATGCACAGCGCGCCATCCACCGCCACGCGGCACTCATCGGCGATCGCCGGCGCCACCCAGGCCTGGTGCGGATCAAGCTCATCCACCGCGACGGCAAAGCCAAACGAGGCCGGTCCGCTCTTTTCAGACACATTCACCCACGAGCGGCCGTCATCCGTGCTCTTCCAGATGCCGCAGTGGTTCTGCTGCCAGAGGTGGCTCGTGTTGCCGGGGCACATCACCACGAGGTGCGGGTCGTGTCCGACCTCGGGGTTGGGTTCGGGCAGGAAGTTGGACTTGAGGCCACTGTTGCGCACGGTCCACGACATGCCGCCGTCGGTCGTCTCGAACGTGCCGGCGCAACTGATGCCGACGAGCACGCGCCGGCTGTTGGCGGGATCGACGATGATGGAATGAATGCCGGCGTTGTCGCGTCCACCGCCGAACCACTGGCCGGCGAGGCGCGACGGGTGATCCCACAGCGGCCGGTTCAGTTTCCACGTGTCGCCGCCGTCGCTGCTCACGAACAGGCCGCCGGGCTCGGTGCCAATGTACATGCGGCTGGGTTCATCGCCGCCGCCGGGCGCAATGCACCAGATGTACCGGAGCGTGGCCGGCTTTTCGGGCGCCTTTGGGTCAACGCTCATCATCGAATTCTTGACGACCTCACCAGCGGGATACTTCGGCGCGGGCACTTCCTCCCACGTCTGGCCGCGGTCTCTGGAGCGAGAGAGTTTGCAGCCCCAGTGTCCGTGATCCTGCCCGGCCCAGAGCGTGCCGGTGCGATGGTCGATCATCGCGTAGGAGATCGGCACGCCGAGGAATGAGGTGTTGACGAGCCTCCACTCGCCGCCTTGGCGGTCGAAGAGGAACAGTCCCTTGCGCGTGCCGAGGATGAGCGTGTCGCTGGTGCGGGCCATGTGAATCTCCGATGAGGTCGCAGGACCGGGCACTCAGCCGCCTGAGAGCGCCTGCATGATGTGAACCTTCGACTCCGACTCAAGCGGGTCCGAAAGAGCCTGACGGTCGTGAACGGGGCGACCGTTCACAAAAACATTGACGTGCTGTCGCAACGCCCGCTGATCGTCCACAAGATAGC
It contains:
- a CDS encoding MoaD/ThiS family protein gives rise to the protein MARVEFTRHLHRFFPALAEHPALDVNARTVAELVERLETRFPGLAGYLVDDQRALRQHVNVFVNGRPVHDRQALSDPLESESKVHIMQALSGG
- a CDS encoding exo-alpha-sialidase, which gives rise to MARTSDTLILGTRKGLFLFDRQGGEWRLVNTSFLGVPISYAMIDHRTGTLWAGQDHGHWGCKLSRSRDRGQTWEEVPAPKYPAGEVVKNSMMSVDPKAPEKPATLRYIWCIAPGGGDEPSRMYIGTEPGGLFVSSDGGDTWKLNRPLWDHPSRLAGQWFGGGRDNAGIHSIIVDPANSRRVLVGISCAGTFETTDGGMSWTVRNSGLKSNFLPEPNPEVGHDPHLVVMCPGNTSHLWQQNHCGIWKSTDDGRSWVNVSEKSGPASFGFAVAVDELDPHQAWVAPAIADECRVAVDGALCISRTTDGGKTWKVLREGLPQDQCYDVVYRHGLDKVGDTLAFGTTTGNVYVSTDRGERWKCLGHHFPLVYSLRFA